A genomic window from Clostridium aceticum includes:
- the whiA gene encoding DNA-binding protein WhiA, translating into MSFSANTKSELARIFPEQHCCKLAELAALIRMSGTLHLTGLKKINLRINTENPSTARKIFKYIKKLFEIHTEVMIRRNSRLKKNNYYMMMISHGMGSVTILKQVGILKEDNNSFDITYELPKELLTKHCCKRAYLRGAFLGGGSISAPEKTYHLEFVTNSLQHSEDLKNLINEFNLNAKTVERKGSYVVYIKEGDQVVDILNIIGAHKALLDLENIRVYKQMRNDINRIVNCETANLSKTVNASMRQIENIEYIRDTVGINALPEGLREIADLRLNYQEASLKELGQMITPSIGKSGVNHRLRKIEEIAKRLQMKNQESFD; encoded by the coding sequence ATGTCTTTTTCAGCAAATACCAAGTCAGAGTTGGCAAGAATTTTTCCAGAACAACATTGTTGTAAACTAGCGGAATTAGCAGCTCTTATAAGGATGAGTGGAACTTTGCACTTGACAGGACTTAAAAAAATCAATTTAAGAATCAATACAGAAAATCCATCTACTGCTAGAAAGATATTTAAATATATTAAAAAGTTATTTGAAATTCACACGGAAGTAATGATTAGAAGAAATTCAAGGCTCAAGAAAAATAACTACTATATGATGATGATTAGTCACGGTATGGGGAGTGTAACAATTCTAAAACAAGTAGGAATCTTAAAAGAAGATAACAATTCTTTTGATATAACCTATGAACTTCCTAAGGAGCTTTTAACAAAGCATTGCTGCAAAAGAGCTTATTTAAGGGGAGCCTTTTTAGGTGGAGGTTCTATCAGTGCTCCAGAAAAAACTTACCACTTAGAATTCGTTACCAACAGCTTACAGCATAGTGAAGATCTCAAAAATTTAATTAATGAATTTAATCTAAACGCTAAAACTGTAGAACGTAAAGGAAGTTATGTCGTTTATATTAAAGAAGGAGATCAAGTGGTAGATATTTTAAATATTATAGGAGCCCATAAAGCATTATTAGATTTAGAGAATATCCGGGTCTATAAACAAATGAGAAATGATATAAATAGAATTGTCAATTGTGAAACTGCAAATTTAAGCAAAACTGTAAACGCTTCCATGAGACAAATTGAAAACATCGAGTATATAAGGGATACTGTAGGGATTAATGCTCTACCTGAAGGATTGAGAGAGATTGCTGACTTGCGTTTAAACTACCAAGAGGCTAGTTTAAAGGAATTGGGACAAATGATTACGCCTTCCATTGGAAAATCTGGTGTTAACCATAGATTAAGAAAAATCGAGGAAATTGCTAAAAGACTGCAGATGAAGAATCAGGAAAGTTTTGATTAG
- a CDS encoding DUF1540 domain-containing protein gives MKQHPKMEVMCHVHNCKFNETDYCFAPKLEVNAKGNADMANSSDEALCTTFQSK, from the coding sequence ATGAAACAACATCCAAAAATGGAAGTAATGTGTCACGTACACAACTGTAAGTTTAATGAAACCGACTACTGTTTTGCTCCAAAATTAGAAGTAAATGCAAAAGGCAATGCAGATATGGCTAATTCTTCTGACGAAGCACTTTGTACAACTTTCCAATCTAAATAA
- a CDS encoding NUDIX hydrolase: MREEISAGGVVVFGNAILLLKKYNGDWVLPKGKVEHPETIEEAAVREVHEEAAVKVEVLKYLGEIHYTFKNSWEDNDLINKTVHWFLMRARQIQCIPLKEEGFIDAKFIHINRAAGLAKYDDEKEIIQKAIREIKKTSQSK; the protein is encoded by the coding sequence GTGAGAGAGGAAATCAGCGCTGGCGGGGTAGTGGTTTTTGGCAATGCAATACTATTGTTAAAAAAATATAATGGGGACTGGGTACTTCCAAAGGGAAAAGTAGAACATCCTGAGACAATCGAAGAAGCTGCTGTGCGGGAGGTACATGAAGAAGCAGCTGTAAAAGTTGAAGTATTGAAATATTTAGGAGAAATTCATTATACATTTAAAAATAGTTGGGAAGATAATGACCTTATTAATAAGACAGTTCATTGGTTTTTGATGCGAGCAAGGCAAATCCAGTGCATACCTCTTAAAGAAGAAGGATTTATTGATGCAAAGTTTATTCATATCAATCGTGCTGCAGGTTTAGCAAAATACGATGACGAGAAAGAAATTATCCAAAAAGCTATTCGAGAAATTAAGAAGACCTCACAAAGTAAGTGA